GACCAGCATCCGCGGCAGCAGCCGGACGTAGGAGGCGAGCACGCTCCCGCGCAGCAGCAACCGGCCCAGGTCGGGGCGTCGCCCGCGCAGCGCCATCCGCAACGAGCGGACGATCATCGAGGCGGTGGTCAGCACGTACCGGGCGACCTCACGAGCGGCCAGTCCGAGCGTCGCGTTCTTGGTGAGCATGAGCAGACGGTTGCGGTCGACGTGAAAGAACCAGATCCTTGAGAACTCCCGGCTGGTCGCCGAGTGGTGGTGCCGCACGATTGCCTTCGGCGCGTACCGGACGTCCCATCCGGCCGTCCGGAGCCGCCAGGCCAGGTCAGTGTCCTCGTAGTAGAGGAAGAAGTCGTCGTCGAACCAGCCGACCGCGCGACCCGCTTCGGTCCGCAGGGCGAGCGCTGCCCCGCAGGCCGTGAACACGTCGGCCGGCTCGTCGAACTGTCCGGCGTCGATCTGTTGGTATCCCCGGTCCGCGCCGTAGCCGTCGGCGAACACGACGCCGCCGACGTTGTTCACGACGTCGACCGTCGGCGCGCCCGCGGGCAGCTCGAATTCCGCCGTCCCGACCTCCGGTCCCACGACCAGCTCCCGGCCGCCGAGCCGCACCGACTTGTCCCGCTCGGCCGCCCAGTCCACCCGCACCAACCAGGGCCCCTCGCCGTCCGGCACCGGGAGCAGCAGCTCCCCGGCCGGCCGGGTCCAGTGGAAGCGCTGGTCGCCCACGTGCTCGGGCCCGTAACTGGTGCGCTCCCAGAGCACCGCGTCGAGGACCGGC
This sequence is a window from Mycobacteriales bacterium. Protein-coding genes within it:
- a CDS encoding glycosyltransferase family 2 protein; protein product: MSDPRATVIIVNFNGEQLLGPCLDALRRQTIAAEVAVWVVDNASTDGSLELLARDFPEARVIASQVNTGFAGGNNLALREVTTPFAVLLNSDTVADPGWLEALLAPFDAPGADRIAAVTSKIVFLPRFVSLALETAGFRPGGADPRELGVRVHALSVDGRPVLDAVLWERTSYGPEHVGDQRFHWTRPAGELLLPVPDGEGPWLVRVDWAAERDKSVRLGGRELVVGPEVGTAEFELPAGAPTVDVVNNVGGVVFADGYGADRGYQQIDAGQFDEPADVFTACGAALALRTEAGRAVGWFDDDFFLYYEDTDLAWRLRTAGWDVRYAPKAIVRHHHSATSREFSRIWFFHVDRNRLLMLTKNATLGLAAREVARYVLTTASMIVRSLRMALRGRRPDLGRLLLRGSVLASYVRLLPRMLVRRRQIAATAVESRSGLQERWLVAR